GAAAGGCTCGCCGACCTCATCAGCGGCGAGGCAGAACACGGCATGCCGGCCGAGCGGCGCTGCGCCATGCGGCTCGATCTGAACCGCACTAAACCGAATATTCGCTGACCTCGACCAGATTGTCGTCGGGATCGCGGAAATAGACCGACGTCATCCTGCCACGGGCGCCGATGCGCTCGACCGGGCCGACTTCGATCGCCACGCCGTTGGCATCGAGGCTGGCGCGGACTTGCGCAAGGGGCACCGCCGCTACGAGGCAGAAATCGCCGGAGCCCGGCGTCGGCGTCTTCGCCTTCGGCTCGAAGGTGCGGCCGACCTCATGCAGATTGATCTTCTGCGAGCCGAACAGAAGCGCGGTCGGCCGGTTCGGCTCGTCCAGACGCCGCAAGCCAAGCACACGTTGATAGAATTCGCAGGTCGCTTCGACCGAGCGGACCGTCAGCACGAAATGATCGATGCCAGCGATCATCGTGACGCGACTTCAGATATTCCGGCTGCCGGGCTTGACGGCCGGGATGGCGGCAAGCTCCGGCGGCAGGCGGTCTGGCGGATAGGCCGGCACCTCATATTCGGCGAGCGCGATCAGCGGCACGCCGACATCGGTCTTGCCGGCGGAGCGGTCGATGATGCAGGCGGCCGCCACGACGTCGGCGCCGATTTCGCGCAGGCATTCGATGGTCTCGCGGATCGACAGGCCGGTGGTGACGATATCCTCGACGATTACGACGCGTGAGCCCGCAGCGATCTCGAAGCGGCGGAGCCTGAACTCGCCCCCTTCCCGCTCGACCCAGATCGCCGGCGCGCCGAGATGGCGCGAGGTCTCGTAGGCCGGGATCAGGCCGCCGATCGCCGGGCCAACGACATAGTCGATCCTGCCGGGCACGCTTTCTTTGATCTTCCCGGCCAGCGCCTTGCACAGGCGCTCGGTCTTGTCGGCATGCATGAAGACGCGCGCCTTCTGCAGGAAGATCGGACTGCGCAGGCCCGACGTCAGGATGAAATGACCTTCGAGGACCGCGCCCGCCTCGCGGAATATGCCCAGCACTTCGTCGGTATTCATGTTCGCTCCATGCTCTTGGCGAATGGTGAATGGTAGTTAGAGCACCTTCTATTTCACTATTCACCATTCACCATTCACCCGTTCACGCGCCGCGCGTCGCTGACGCTCGAATTGTCCTTGAGCTGCGACAGCAGCCGGTTGAGATGCTTCAGATCCCAGACCTCGAGGTCGATCAGCATCTCGGTGAAATCGGGCGCGGTGCGCACCATCGACAGCGTGTGGATGTTGGCGTCGTTCTGGGCGACGACCTGGGCGATGTCGGCGAGCGAGCCAGGCGCGTTGATGGCAGTGACCGAGATGCGCGCCGGGAAGCGCTCCTTGGTGCGTTCGTCGATGTCCCAGCGCACGTCGATCCAGCGCTCGGGCTGGTCGTCGAACGCCTGCAGCGCTGGCGACTGGATCGGATAGATGGTGATGCCGGTTCCCGGCTGGATGATGCCGACGATGCGGTCGCCGGGCACCGCCCCTTCCGGCGCGAAACGCACCGGCAGATCGCCGCGCACGCCGCGGATAGGCACCGCTCCGTCGCGCTGCTGGTCCTTGCCCTTGCGCGCGGCGCGGCCGGGCATCTGGAACAGCATGCCGGCGGCGTTGCGGATCTTCGACCAACCCTCCTCGCGCTGCTTGGGCGCCGCGACCGTGACGCGCTCGTCCTTGTAGTCGGGGAAGACCGCCTTCATGACGTCGGTCGACGCAAGCTCGCCGCGTCCGACGGAGGCCAGCACGTCCTCGATGTCCTTGCGCGCCAAGCGATGCAGAACCGGCTTCAGGCTTTCCTTGGTGAAGTTCTTGCCGGCACGCTCGAAGGCGCGTTCGAGGATGCGGGCGCCGAGCCCGGAATATTGCTTGCGGATGGCGTTCTTGGTGGCGCGGCGGATGGCGGCGCGCGCCTTGCCGGTGACGACGACCGATTCCCAAGCCGCCGGCGGCACCTGCGCCTTGGAGCGGATGATCTCGACCTCGTCGCCGTTCTTCAATTCCGTCATCAGCGGCATGATGCGGCCGTTGACCTTGGCGCCAACGCAGGTGTCGCCAACATCGGTATGGACGGCATAGGCGAAGTCGATGGGTGTGGCGCCGCGCGGCAGCGCGATCAGCATGCCCTTGGGCGTGAAGCAGAACACCTGGTCCTGGAAGAGCTCCAGCTTGGTGTTTTCGAGGAAGTCCTCGGGGTTGTCGCCTTCGGCCAGCTGCTCGATGGTGCGGCGCAGCCAGGCATAGGCGTTGGTCTCCTTGGAGATCGCGTGCGCGGCGCCATTCGCCTTGCCGCCCGTGTCCTTGTAGATCGAATGCGCGGCGACGCCGTACTCGGCGATCTTGTTCATCTCGCGGGTGCGGATCTGCAGTTCGACACGTTGGCGCGACGGACCGACGATGGTGGTGTGGATCGAGCGGTAGTCGTTCTGCTTCGGCGTCGAGATGTAGTCCTTGAAGCGGCCGGGCACCATCGACCAGGTGGTGTGGATGGCGCCGAGCGCGCGGTAGCAGTCCTCGACCGTGTCGACGACGACACGGAAGCCGAAGATGTCGGAGAGCTGCTCGAAAGAGAGCGCCTTGGCCTCCATCTTGCGGAACACCGACCATGGCTTCTTCTGCCGGCTTTTGACGCTGGCTTTGATGGCGTGCTTTCCGAACAGGCCCGACAGCGCCTTCTCGATCTCGTCCAGCACGCCCTTGTTGCGCTCAAAGATCTCGGCGAGCCTGGCGGTGACGGCGCGGTGGGCCTCCGGATTGATGTAGCGGAAGGCGATCTCTTCCAGTTCCTCGCGCATCCCCTGCATGCCCATGCGCCCGGCGAGCGGCGCATAGATGTCCATCGTCTCCTCGGCAATGCGCAAGCGCTTGGACTCGGGCATATGATCGAGGGTGCGCATGTTGTGCAGGCGGTCGGCGAGCTTGACCAGGAGGACGCGAATATCCTCGGAGATCGCCAGCAGCAGCTTGCGCAGGTTCTCGGCCTGCTCGGCCTTCTTGGAGACGAGGTCGAGCTTCTTCAGCTTGGTAAGCCCCTCGACGAGCTTGCCCATTTCGGGGCCGAAGAGCTCGTCGATCTCGGCCCTCGTCGCGGTCGTGTCCTCGATCGTGTCGTGCAAAAGGGCAACCGCGATGGTCGCCTCGTCCATGTGCATCTCGGTGAGGATGGCGGCAACTTCCAGCGGATGCGAGAAATAGGGATCGCCCGAGGCGCGCTTCTGGTGGCCATGCTTCTGCATGGCATAGACATAGGCCTTGTTGAGCAGCGCCTCGTTGACGTCAGGCTTGTAGCGCTGGACGCGCTCGACAAGCTCATACTGACGCATCATGGGCAGGATCTCGCGGTGCTGAAATGATTGATGCGCCGCACAGGCGTGCGACGCATCCCATAGATAGCCACGAAACTTACGAGACGGAAGTGCCGGATGCTTGATCCAGGCAAGTTCCAGTGACGCTTAGTAGTCGTCGCTCTTTTCCGGCGGCACCAGACCCTCGATGCCGGCGAGCAGGTCTTCCTCGCTCATGCGATCGAAGGCGATGTTCTCTTCGGCATCGTCGGTGTCGGCGGCAGCGGTGGCGGCGCCGGTCTGGTCGGCGATCGCCTCGCCGTCGGCCTCCGGCTCGTCGACCTCGACATGCTTCTGCAGCGAGTGGATCAGGTCTTCCTTGAGGTCGTCGGGCGACAGCGTCTCCTCGGCGATCTCGCGCAGCGCAATGACCGGATTCTTATCATTGTCGCGAGGAACGGTGATCTGCGCGCCCTGGCTGATCTGGCGGGCACGGTGGCCGGCGAGCAGCACGAGCTCGAAACGGTTGTCGACCTTGTCGATACAATCTTCAACGGTTACGCGGGCCATGGACTGCCCCTTTCATGCGTGGATTTGATGGAAAACTGGCGGGCTCCATAACCCGGACGCCGCCTAAATACAAGCTTTATGGCGGCAGCGGCCGAAGGATGCCCCTTTGCCCGGCTCGATAACCGGACACCGGCCGCTGACATAGTGCCGATCACAATTGCTTGCAATGCGCGCCCGCGCCCTTGGATATCCATAAATCTGGCGTTATCTCGAAAGAGACGGCAAAAGGGACCATTATCGGGCCTGCCCGTCGCGTCCATTTAGACGACAAAAATTTTCGAAAGGGATATTTTTCAATGTTCGATCCCCGTGAAAAGATCGCTCTTTTCATCGACGGCGCCAATCTCTACGCCACATCGCGGGCGCTGGGCTTCGACATCGACTACCGCAAGCTTCTGTCGAGCTTCCAGAAGCGCGGCTACCTGCTCAGGGCCTATTACTACACCGCGCTGGTCGAGGATCAGGAATATTCCTCGATCCGGCCTCTGATCGACTGGCTGGACTACAACGGCTTCAAGGTGGTGACCAAGCCCGCCAAGGAGTTCACCGATTCGACCGGCCGGCGCAAGATCAAGGGCAACATGGATATCGAGCTCACGGTCGATGCGCTGGAACTGGCCGATGTCGTCGACCATTATGTCATCTTCTCCGGCGACGGCGACTTCCGCACTCTCGTCGAGGCGCTGCAGCGCCGCGGCCGCAAGGTGTCGATCATCTCGACCATGGCCTCGCAGCCGCCGATGATCTCCGACGACCTGCGCCGCCAGGCCGACCACTTCATCGATCTGATGACGCTGAAGAACGAAGTCGGGCGCGACCCATCGGAGCGGCCGGTACGCCGGCCTGAGCCGGCTGAAGCCGACGAGGACGATTATTGAGAGCGGCGGCTTTGAGCGCCGCGCCTTCCCCCGAACCCAGCCGCGATTGCCCGCTCTGCCCGCGGCTGCACGACTTCATCGCCGCCTGGCGAGAGCGCGAGCCGGGCTGGTTCAATGCGCCGGTGCCGACCTTCCTGCCGCCGGAAGGCGAGGATTCCGTCAAGCTTCTCATCGTCGGGCTGGCGCCCGGCTTGCGCGGCGCCAACCGCACCGGGCGCCCCTTCACCGGCGACTACGCCGGCGACTTGCTCTACGGCACGCTGATCGCGCAAGGCCTGGCGCGCGGCGAGTTCAAGGCGAGGCCGGATGACGGGCTGGAGCTGATCGGCACGGCGATCACCAATGCGGTGCGCTGCGTGCCGCCGGAGAACAAGCCGGCCGGCGCCGAGATCGCCACCTGCCGGACCTTTCTCAAGCCGACCATCGCGCGCTTCCCCAATTTGCGCGCCATCCTGACGCTGGGCTCGATCGCGCATCAGTCGACGGTGCGGGCGCTGGGCGGGCGCGTCGCCGCCCTTCCGTTCCGCCATGGCGGGCGCCAGGAAGCCGGCGGCATCACGCTGTTTTCCAGCTATCACTGCTCGCGCTACAACACCAATACGGGCGTGCTGACGGAAGACATGTTCGTCAACGTCTTCAAGGAGATCGCGGCGTTCCTGCAAGGCTAGGCGTTCCTGAAACGCTGGATTCAGGCGCCGGGGAAAAAAGCTCCGAGAGCCTCGCCGGCCCGCCGTTCAGCACATTCAGGTCGACATCGCCGTCGATGCCGTCGACGCGGCCGGTATCGAGATATTGCCAATAAACCCAATCTTCCTCTTTCGGCGGCATAGCAATCGAGCGCAGCCAGCGCTGGCGAACCGCGATATGAGCGGCATAGGTCGGCGCTGCCTCATCGGTGATGTAGATGATGGCCGGCTTGCCATAGGCCGCCTCGACCGGCCCCAGGAACGCAAGCAGTTCCGCGCTCAGTTCGGCGGGCGAAGGTCGATTCGGACAGTTGCCGTGGAACTCGATATCGACGACCGGCGGCAAAAGCGGCTCGCCGCGCGGCACGACCGAAAGGAAGTTCTTCGCCTGATCGGCGCCCGGGCGGCAGAAGGTGAAGAAATGATAGGCGCCAACCACGAGGCCCGCCGCGCGGGCCTGGCGCAAATTCCCGGCAAAGGCATCGTCGACATGGTCGCCGCCTTCGGTCGCCTTGATGATGGCGAAGGCGACATCGTCGGCCGCGACTCGCTGCCAATCGATATTGCCCTGGTGGTGGGAAACGTCGATGCCCCGGATGGGGAATTCGGCGCGATCCGGCGGGAAGGCGCGAGGCCGGAAGAAGCTGTCTTTCCCGACAGCAAGTGCCAGAAAGACGAAAGCCAGGGCCAGGACAATCAAGCGGTTCCTCAAGCCTTGGCTCCCTGCTAGCCTGCCTGGATATTGTCGATTTGTTTATCCGCGCTCCTTGAGGAGCCGCCCCTTCTCGCGCGACCAGTCGCGCTGCTTTTCGGTTTCGCGCTTGTCGTGCAGCTTCTTGCCGCGAGCGATCGCCAGCAGGAGCTTGGCGCGGCCGCGATCGTTGAAATAGATTTTCAGCGGCACCAGCGTCATGCCTTCGCGCTCGACGCTCTGCGACAGCTTGGCCATCTCGCGCTTGCTGACGAGCAGCTTGCGGCGCCGGCGCGGCTCGTGATTGAAGCGGTTGGCCTGGAGATATTCCGGCAGATAGGAATTGATCAGCCAAATCTCGCCGCCCTCGGCGGAGGCGTAGCTTTCCTGGATGTTGGCCTGGCCCTGGCGCAGCGACTTCACCTCGGTGCCGGTCAGCACCAGGCCGGTCTCGATCGTGTCGAGCACCTCGTAGGAAAAGCGCGCCTTGCGGTTTTCGGCGACCGTCCTGTTGTTGGGGTCGGCTTTCTTGACTTGATTCATAATGCGGAGAGGTGGCGCCTCATCCCTAGTTAATCAAGCCGGCGTGCTTCATCGCCTGATCGAGCTTCTCGGCGGTCGAAGCCTCGACCGTCACCAAAGGCGAGCGGACCACGTTCTCGACCTTGCCCAGCTTCGACAGCGCGTATTTGGCGCCGGACACGCCGGGCTCCATGAAGATCGCCTTGTGCAGTGGCAGGAGACGGTCCTGCAGTTCTA
The window above is part of the Mesorhizobium sp. WSM4904 genome. Proteins encoded here:
- the smpB gene encoding SsrA-binding protein SmpB, which translates into the protein MNQVKKADPNNRTVAENRKARFSYEVLDTIETGLVLTGTEVKSLRQGQANIQESYASAEGGEIWLINSYLPEYLQANRFNHEPRRRRKLLVSKREMAKLSQSVEREGMTLVPLKIYFNDRGRAKLLLAIARGKKLHDKRETEKQRDWSREKGRLLKERG
- a CDS encoding NYN domain-containing protein is translated as MFDPREKIALFIDGANLYATSRALGFDIDYRKLLSSFQKRGYLLRAYYYTALVEDQEYSSIRPLIDWLDYNGFKVVTKPAKEFTDSTGRRKIKGNMDIELTVDALELADVVDHYVIFSGDGDFRTLVEALQRRGRKVSIISTMASQPPMISDDLRRQADHFIDLMTLKNEVGRDPSERPVRRPEPAEADEDDY
- the pyrE gene encoding orotate phosphoribosyltransferase → MNTDEVLGIFREAGAVLEGHFILTSGLRSPIFLQKARVFMHADKTERLCKALAGKIKESVPGRIDYVVGPAIGGLIPAYETSRHLGAPAIWVEREGGEFRLRRFEIAAGSRVVIVEDIVTTGLSIRETIECLREIGADVVAAACIIDRSAGKTDVGVPLIALAEYEVPAYPPDRLPPELAAIPAVKPGSRNI
- a CDS encoding VOC family protein; protein product: MIAGIDHFVLTVRSVEATCEFYQRVLGLRRLDEPNRPTALLFGSQKINLHEVGRTFEPKAKTPTPGSGDFCLVAAVPLAQVRASLDANGVAIEVGPVERIGARGRMTSVYFRDPDDNLVEVSEYSV
- the rpoZ gene encoding DNA-directed RNA polymerase subunit omega, translating into MARVTVEDCIDKVDNRFELVLLAGHRARQISQGAQITVPRDNDKNPVIALREIAEETLSPDDLKEDLIHSLQKHVEVDEPEADGEAIADQTGAATAAADTDDAEENIAFDRMSEEDLLAGIEGLVPPEKSDDY
- a CDS encoding GH25 family lysozyme, with translation MRNRLIVLALAFVFLALAVGKDSFFRPRAFPPDRAEFPIRGIDVSHHQGNIDWQRVAADDVAFAIIKATEGGDHVDDAFAGNLRQARAAGLVVGAYHFFTFCRPGADQAKNFLSVVPRGEPLLPPVVDIEFHGNCPNRPSPAELSAELLAFLGPVEAAYGKPAIIYITDEAAPTYAAHIAVRQRWLRSIAMPPKEEDWVYWQYLDTGRVDGIDGDVDLNVLNGGPARLSELFSPAPESSVSGTPSLAGTPRSP
- a CDS encoding bifunctional (p)ppGpp synthetase/guanosine-3',5'-bis(diphosphate) 3'-pyrophosphohydrolase gives rise to the protein MMRQYELVERVQRYKPDVNEALLNKAYVYAMQKHGHQKRASGDPYFSHPLEVAAILTEMHMDEATIAVALLHDTIEDTTATRAEIDELFGPEMGKLVEGLTKLKKLDLVSKKAEQAENLRKLLLAISEDIRVLLVKLADRLHNMRTLDHMPESKRLRIAEETMDIYAPLAGRMGMQGMREELEEIAFRYINPEAHRAVTARLAEIFERNKGVLDEIEKALSGLFGKHAIKASVKSRQKKPWSVFRKMEAKALSFEQLSDIFGFRVVVDTVEDCYRALGAIHTTWSMVPGRFKDYISTPKQNDYRSIHTTIVGPSRQRVELQIRTREMNKIAEYGVAAHSIYKDTGGKANGAAHAISKETNAYAWLRRTIEQLAEGDNPEDFLENTKLELFQDQVFCFTPKGMLIALPRGATPIDFAYAVHTDVGDTCVGAKVNGRIMPLMTELKNGDEVEIIRSKAQVPPAAWESVVVTGKARAAIRRATKNAIRKQYSGLGARILERAFERAGKNFTKESLKPVLHRLARKDIEDVLASVGRGELASTDVMKAVFPDYKDERVTVAAPKQREEGWSKIRNAAGMLFQMPGRAARKGKDQQRDGAVPIRGVRGDLPVRFAPEGAVPGDRIVGIIQPGTGITIYPIQSPALQAFDDQPERWIDVRWDIDERTKERFPARISVTAINAPGSLADIAQVVAQNDANIHTLSMVRTAPDFTEMLIDLEVWDLKHLNRLLSQLKDNSSVSDARRVNG
- a CDS encoding uracil-DNA glycosylase; amino-acid sequence: MRAAALSAAPSPEPSRDCPLCPRLHDFIAAWREREPGWFNAPVPTFLPPEGEDSVKLLIVGLAPGLRGANRTGRPFTGDYAGDLLYGTLIAQGLARGEFKARPDDGLELIGTAITNAVRCVPPENKPAGAEIATCRTFLKPTIARFPNLRAILTLGSIAHQSTVRALGGRVAALPFRHGGRQEAGGITLFSSYHCSRYNTNTGVLTEDMFVNVFKEIAAFLQG